The alpha proteobacterium U9-1i genome includes a region encoding these proteins:
- a CDS encoding probable DNA repair exonuclease, whose protein sequence is MQLVHLTDLHFGCEDKSALNAARKYIEENKPEAVIITGDISREGEKDELEAACAWMRELPAPVMVTPGNHDVPYYNLIGRVLDPWSAYEKAARGLRTDAWCTPDWTIVPINTARALQLRLNWAQGAISDVQVATAAAELRKCQPDALRIVITHHPLDWPNDAPIKGATINGVPAQGALIEAGAQLFLSGHLHFASARLIGTQALSITSGTLSQRVRHEPCAFTVIRRPSPNVIETEVMHVVQGVAQTASKRQFTLQPTPIGQPDIIRAKV, encoded by the coding sequence ATGCAACTGGTGCACCTAACCGATCTGCACTTCGGTTGCGAAGACAAATCCGCGCTCAACGCCGCGCGCAAATATATCGAAGAGAACAAGCCTGAAGCGGTGATCATTACCGGCGACATTTCCCGCGAAGGGGAGAAGGACGAGCTGGAGGCCGCTTGCGCCTGGATGCGTGAGTTGCCGGCGCCCGTCATGGTCACGCCAGGCAATCATGACGTGCCGTACTACAATCTCATTGGCCGCGTCCTCGATCCGTGGTCGGCCTACGAAAAGGCCGCGCGCGGTTTGCGGACAGATGCCTGGTGTACGCCAGATTGGACGATCGTGCCGATTAACACGGCGCGCGCGCTACAGCTGCGCCTCAATTGGGCGCAAGGCGCGATCTCGGACGTTCAGGTCGCCACTGCGGCGGCAGAGCTGCGCAAGTGTCAGCCGGATGCGTTGCGTATTGTCATTACCCATCACCCGCTCGATTGGCCGAACGATGCGCCAATAAAAGGCGCCACCATCAACGGCGTGCCCGCACAAGGCGCGCTCATCGAAGCCGGCGCGCAGCTTTTCCTGTCGGGCCATTTGCATTTTGCCTCGGCGCGCTTGATCGGCACACAAGCGCTTTCGATCACCAGCGGCACGCTGTCACAACGCGTCCGCCACGAACCCTGCGCGTTTACTGTGATCCGTAGGCCATCGCCTAACGTGATCGAAACTGAGGTGATGCACGTGGTGCAAGGCGTTGCGCAAACCGCGAGCAAGCGGCAGTTCACGCTGCAACCGACGCCAATTGGTCAGCCCGATATCATCCGCGCGAAGGTCTAA
- a CDS encoding peptidyl-prolyl cis-trans isomerase PpiD — protein sequence MLAQLRNLTRGWIAYLLLFLLAVAFAMFGVNDVFNGVGSQNLAEVGGRAVTPQQLSREMEIYLRQMRNQGNNISQADAIEAGLHSRLLESLIARTAMENYADKIGVSASDAQVADRIREFPPVLNPLSGQFDTAAYDGFLRELGYSRPEFEREIRNELTTGMFMEALVAGARAPSSFGKLVLAYESERRTVSLAEAPASLAGQIPAPNEAQVQAFYEENEASLRVPEYRALVLVRATPADFINRIDVPEARLREEFDARRATLVAPETRSFYRIAASSQAQANDAVARLGRGETPEAVSQALNAPLTRGADQTRDQIADSAVAEAVFSMAANAPPRAVQSQLAPWTVVRVTSVTASSAPDFAQVRDQLRQELAGEEASELLQAAIASFEEARAAGTSAAEAARAAGLPITEIAAVNAQGQTPQGQQIEGLPADMVQVAFETSEGEASDFLPVGDADVVVAVTGVTPSSVRPLAEVRAQLVDAWTSRERARRLEELGADIVAAINGGQGFDAVVRARRLNVLVNSRDLDRRTAAQLPARELAALMFGAEQGRAVSSIRGDGGAVYVAVVENIQRTDPATAPEQVEAGRAQLQQAVGESLGEAVQSAIIADASTRRNQRLLDQLYTSGPTDDAAP from the coding sequence ATGCTTGCTCAACTGCGAAATCTGACGCGCGGCTGGATCGCGTACCTGCTGCTGTTCTTGCTGGCGGTGGCGTTTGCGATGTTCGGCGTGAACGACGTGTTCAACGGGGTTGGGTCACAGAACCTCGCCGAAGTTGGCGGCCGGGCGGTCACGCCGCAGCAGCTCTCGCGCGAAATGGAGATTTATCTCCGCCAAATGCGCAACCAGGGAAACAACATCAGCCAAGCTGACGCGATCGAGGCCGGCTTGCATTCGCGGCTGCTGGAATCGCTGATCGCACGCACGGCGATGGAAAATTACGCCGACAAGATCGGTGTCAGCGCCAGCGACGCGCAAGTCGCCGATCGCATCCGCGAGTTTCCGCCGGTGCTGAATCCGTTGTCGGGCCAGTTCGACACCGCAGCTTACGACGGATTCCTGCGAGAGTTGGGGTATTCGCGCCCGGAGTTTGAGCGCGAAATTCGCAACGAGCTGACGACAGGCATGTTCATGGAAGCTTTGGTTGCGGGCGCCCGTGCGCCGTCAAGCTTCGGCAAACTTGTGCTGGCATACGAGAGCGAACGCCGGACGGTATCACTTGCGGAAGCGCCGGCCTCGCTCGCTGGTCAGATCCCCGCGCCCAACGAAGCGCAGGTCCAAGCCTTCTACGAAGAAAACGAAGCCAGTCTCCGCGTGCCGGAGTACCGAGCTTTGGTGCTGGTGCGCGCCACTCCAGCCGACTTCATCAACCGCATCGATGTGCCGGAAGCGCGCTTGCGCGAAGAGTTCGACGCCCGGCGCGCGACTTTGGTGGCGCCGGAAACGCGGAGCTTTTATCGCATCGCCGCCTCAAGCCAGGCCCAAGCGAACGACGCGGTCGCGCGGCTCGGGCGCGGCGAGACGCCGGAGGCGGTGTCACAGGCTCTCAACGCACCGTTGACGCGCGGCGCCGATCAGACGCGCGATCAGATCGCCGATAGCGCCGTCGCGGAAGCCGTGTTCTCGATGGCCGCGAACGCACCACCGCGCGCTGTGCAAAGCCAACTCGCGCCGTGGACCGTCGTGCGCGTCACCAGTGTTACAGCCTCCTCAGCCCCCGATTTTGCCCAGGTCCGCGATCAGCTACGCCAAGAACTCGCCGGCGAGGAAGCTTCTGAATTGCTGCAAGCGGCAATCGCTTCCTTTGAAGAAGCGCGCGCCGCTGGCACGTCAGCGGCGGAAGCCGCGCGGGCCGCGGGATTGCCGATCACGGAAATCGCCGCGGTCAACGCTCAAGGCCAGACGCCGCAAGGGCAACAGATCGAAGGGTTGCCGGCGGACATGGTGCAAGTCGCGTTCGAGACCAGCGAAGGGGAAGCGTCGGACTTCTTGCCAGTCGGCGATGCGGATGTGGTTGTGGCGGTGACCGGCGTGACGCCGTCGAGTGTGCGCCCACTCGCCGAAGTCCGCGCGCAATTGGTGGATGCCTGGACATCGCGTGAGCGCGCACGCCGACTTGAGGAACTGGGCGCCGACATTGTCGCCGCGATCAACGGCGGACAAGGGTTCGACGCCGTCGTTCGGGCGCGCCGCTTGAACGTTTTGGTGAATTCGCGGGACCTTGACCGCCGAACCGCCGCCCAATTGCCGGCGCGCGAACTCGCAGCACTGATGTTCGGCGCCGAGCAAGGCCGCGCTGTCTCGAGCATCCGCGGCGATGGCGGCGCAGTGTATGTGGCGGTCGTTGAAAACATCCAACGCACCGACCCCGCAACCGCGCCCGAGCAAGTCGAAGCAGGCCGTGCACAATTGCAGCAAGCGGTTGGGGAAAGTCTTGGTGAAGCCGTGCAAAGCGCGATCATCGCCGACGCCAGCACGCGGCGGAATCAGCGGCTGCTCGATCAATTGTACACCTCGGGACCGACCGACGACGCGGCTCCATGA
- a CDS encoding anthranilate phosphoribosyltransferase, which translates to MTLAPYLAKLETDALAPDEIDAAFAVIMEGVAAHEDIKRFLTLSVPFMGDAAWIAGGAKALRARMVRVAAPENAIDVCGTGGDGAHTLNISTAVAFVVAGCGVPVAKHGNRAMSSKSGAADVLEALGVKLTGHVPTLERCLSEAGVAFLFAQNHHPAMRHVALARRELGHRTIFNLLGPLSNPAGVSRQLVGVFSEDFLTPIAGALGALGSERAWVVHGAGGLDELSCEAANRVAALERGGVRSFEVVAADAFLSTSSNSGIKGGAAPQNALALRGLLEGQAGGSDYSEVVQLNAAGALVAAGAAKTLADGAKLAFDALNEGRALEALVKLVEISRRAP; encoded by the coding sequence ATGACCCTTGCTCCATACCTCGCGAAGCTGGAAACGGACGCGCTCGCACCCGATGAAATCGACGCTGCGTTCGCGGTGATCATGGAAGGCGTCGCCGCGCACGAGGACATCAAGCGGTTCCTTACGCTCAGCGTGCCGTTCATGGGTGACGCGGCCTGGATCGCCGGTGGCGCGAAGGCGCTACGAGCACGCATGGTGCGCGTGGCGGCGCCGGAGAACGCGATCGACGTGTGCGGTACTGGTGGCGATGGCGCGCACACGTTGAACATCTCGACCGCGGTCGCCTTTGTTGTGGCCGGATGCGGCGTTCCCGTCGCCAAACACGGCAACCGGGCTATGAGCTCCAAATCTGGCGCGGCGGATGTGCTGGAAGCCTTGGGCGTGAAGCTGACAGGGCATGTGCCGACATTGGAACGCTGCCTAAGTGAGGCCGGCGTGGCGTTCCTGTTTGCGCAAAACCATCACCCCGCCATGCGGCACGTGGCGCTCGCACGCCGCGAACTCGGACATCGCACAATCTTCAATTTGCTTGGCCCGCTTTCGAATCCGGCGGGCGTTTCGCGTCAGCTCGTCGGCGTGTTCAGCGAAGACTTTCTTACACCCATCGCGGGAGCGCTCGGCGCTTTGGGGAGCGAACGCGCGTGGGTGGTGCATGGCGCGGGTGGCTTGGACGAATTGTCCTGCGAAGCGGCTAATCGCGTCGCTGCGTTAGAACGCGGCGGCGTCCGCAGTTTCGAAGTGGTCGCTGCTGACGCTTTTCTTTCCACCTCATCGAACTCTGGCATCAAAGGCGGCGCGGCCCCGCAAAATGCACTGGCGCTTCGCGGACTGCTTGAGGGTCAAGCCGGCGGGTCGGACTACAGCGAAGTTGTGCAGTTGAACGCCGCTGGCGCCCTGGTGGCCGCGGGTGCGGCCAAGACGCTGGCGGACGGCGCGAAGCTGGCATTCGACGCGCTGAACGAGGGCCGCGCGCTCGAAGCATTGGTGAAGCTTGTTGAGATCAGCAGGCGTGCGCCATGA
- a CDS encoding carboxylesterase family protein, translated as MLRRTFFAALPALLAACTPSLGAFNRWAPHDAGARRVLTGAAYGTDARQKLDAYAPVAPAGAPMPVIVFIYGGSWDSGARGDYGFVGDAFAARGFLALVPDYRLVPDVRFPGFVEDCAAAVAWAHANAAAHGGDPNNIVLVGHSAGAYNVMMLALDAHFLRDAGVPAGAVRGAIGLAGPYDFLPFDVNSTRAAFGQTTDAQTTQPVSFARSDAPPLLLLWGERDTTVGPRNLEGLERAVHTAGGRVETKRYPRVDHVGIMLALSRPFRRRAPVLDDVTAFAQRVTGHAQAR; from the coding sequence ATGCTTCGCCGCACCTTCTTCGCCGCCCTCCCTGCCCTGCTTGCGGCGTGCACACCGTCCCTCGGCGCCTTCAACCGCTGGGCGCCCCACGATGCTGGCGCGCGGCGCGTGCTAACCGGCGCAGCCTATGGGACGGACGCGCGCCAGAAGCTGGATGCGTACGCACCCGTCGCGCCGGCGGGAGCGCCGATGCCAGTGATCGTGTTCATCTACGGCGGCTCGTGGGATTCCGGCGCGCGCGGTGATTACGGGTTCGTGGGCGACGCGTTCGCGGCGCGGGGCTTCCTCGCACTCGTTCCGGACTATCGCCTGGTGCCAGACGTTCGTTTTCCTGGCTTCGTCGAGGATTGCGCGGCGGCAGTGGCGTGGGCGCATGCAAACGCGGCAGCCCACGGTGGCGATCCCAACAATATCGTGCTCGTGGGCCACTCGGCGGGCGCTTACAACGTGATGATGCTGGCGCTCGATGCGCACTTCCTGCGTGACGCTGGCGTACCCGCAGGCGCTGTTCGTGGCGCCATCGGGCTCGCGGGTCCGTACGATTTTCTGCCGTTTGACGTGAATTCGACGCGCGCCGCATTCGGCCAAACAACGGATGCACAGACCACCCAGCCGGTAAGCTTTGCGCGTTCCGATGCGCCGCCCCTCCTGCTGCTCTGGGGAGAAAGGGACACGACAGTGGGCCCGCGCAACCTTGAAGGCCTCGAGCGCGCCGTGCACACGGCAGGCGGGCGCGTGGAAACCAAACGCTACCCCCGCGTCGATCACGTGGGGATCATGCTGGCGCTATCGCGGCCCTTCCGACGGCGGGCGCCAGTGCTGGATGACGTGACCGCCTTCGCGCAGCGCGTGACGGGCCATGCGCAAGCGCGCTAG
- a CDS encoding anthranilate synthase, whose protein sequence is MSEPPAQPDFAAFASAYAGGGAVVWTKRISDLETPVSAMLKLGADNPGTLLLESVQGGDFRGRYSILALKPDLVWRVKNGRAEASRGGFSEAAFRPQRDAPLKSLRKLLQRSALELPAPLPPMAAGLFGYLGYDMVRFVERIPDKAPSPIGTPDAILVRPTIVAVFDNVTSEITLVTPARKRKGQTAETAYAAARQRLDRTMRALDRSLSKRREPLAPSAPQAQPTSNTTAAEYRAVVEKCKAYARAGDVFQVVPSQRFSAPLVEPPFALYRALRRLNPSPFLFYLNFADFSLVGSSPEILVRLRDNTVTIRPIAGTRPRGATPAEDHALEGELLADPKERAEHLMLVDLARNDLGRIAKRGAPAGSNAVAASAGSAHVRVTDSFTIERYSHVMHIVSNVEGELADGLTALDALMAGFPHGTVTGAPKVRAMEIINEVEKHKRGVYAGGVGYFGAAGDMDTCIALRTAVVKDGVLHVQAGGGVVLDSDPELELQETQHKSRALFRAAAEAWRYV, encoded by the coding sequence ATGAGCGAGCCGCCGGCTCAGCCTGACTTCGCCGCCTTCGCCAGCGCGTACGCCGGCGGCGGAGCGGTTGTCTGGACCAAGCGTATCAGCGACCTTGAAACGCCGGTATCAGCGATGCTGAAGCTGGGCGCGGACAATCCAGGGACGTTGCTGCTGGAGAGCGTTCAGGGCGGTGATTTTCGTGGCCGCTACTCAATCCTTGCGCTGAAGCCCGATCTCGTTTGGCGGGTGAAGAATGGCCGGGCGGAAGCGAGCCGTGGCGGATTTTCTGAGGCTGCGTTCCGTCCGCAACGCGACGCGCCGCTGAAGAGCTTGCGCAAATTGTTGCAGCGTTCGGCGCTTGAACTGCCGGCGCCGTTGCCGCCGATGGCGGCGGGCTTGTTTGGCTATTTGGGCTACGACATGGTGCGCTTCGTTGAGCGCATTCCAGACAAAGCGCCAAGCCCCATCGGGACACCCGACGCAATACTAGTGCGACCGACGATCGTCGCCGTGTTTGACAACGTCACCAGTGAGATCACGCTTGTAACTCCGGCGCGCAAGCGCAAGGGCCAAACCGCGGAGACGGCGTACGCGGCCGCGCGTCAGCGGCTCGACCGTACGATGCGGGCATTGGACCGTTCCCTGTCAAAGCGCCGTGAGCCGCTTGCGCCGAGCGCGCCGCAAGCTCAACCGACGTCCAACACAACGGCCGCCGAATACAGGGCCGTGGTTGAAAAGTGCAAAGCGTACGCGCGCGCGGGAGACGTGTTTCAGGTGGTGCCGAGCCAACGCTTTTCGGCGCCGTTGGTTGAACCGCCGTTCGCACTTTATCGTGCGCTTCGGCGGTTAAACCCCTCGCCCTTCTTGTTCTACCTGAACTTCGCGGATTTCTCGCTGGTGGGCTCAAGCCCCGAGATTCTAGTGCGTCTGCGCGACAACACAGTGACGATCCGGCCGATCGCGGGCACGCGACCTCGTGGCGCGACGCCGGCGGAGGATCATGCGCTCGAAGGGGAATTGCTCGCTGATCCAAAGGAGCGCGCTGAGCATTTGATGCTGGTTGATCTCGCGCGCAACGACCTTGGCCGTATCGCCAAACGCGGCGCGCCGGCGGGCTCAAACGCTGTAGCGGCGAGCGCTGGGTCGGCGCATGTGCGCGTCACCGATAGTTTCACGATCGAACGCTATAGCCATGTGATGCACATCGTCTCCAACGTCGAAGGTGAACTCGCGGACGGCCTCACCGCGCTTGACGCACTGATGGCCGGTTTTCCGCACGGCACTGTAACCGGCGCGCCGAAGGTTCGGGCGATGGAGATCATCAACGAGGTTGAGAAGCACAAGCGCGGCGTTTACGCGGGCGGCGTTGGCTATTTCGGCGCCGCTGGCGACATGGACACCTGCATCGCGCTGCGGACGGCAGTGGTGAAGGACGGCGTCCTGCACGTGCAGGCCGGCGGCGGTGTCGTGCTCGACAGCGATCCGGAGCTGGAGCTTCAGGAAACCCAGCATAAATCACGCGCCTTGTTCCGCGCCGCCGCCGAGGCGTGGCGCTATGTCTGA
- a CDS encoding pyridoxamine 5'-phosphate oxidase, translating to MSFYHDGQRGLQDRFASTALADRLLEKLHRTAFSDADKSFIESAAFFFLATADTEGRPDCSYKGGAAGFVRVIAPSTLAFPDYDGNGMFRSLGNIAANPAVGLLFIAMGEAPKRLRVNGRAEVLFDDPLMSSFTGAQALVRVTAEHIFPNCPRYIHDLASGTPSAYVPDANAAPVEPAWKGFADFKDVVPPRKA from the coding sequence ATGAGCTTCTACCATGACGGTCAACGCGGTCTGCAGGATCGCTTCGCATCCACGGCCTTGGCCGACAGGTTGCTGGAGAAGCTGCACCGCACGGCATTCTCCGATGCCGACAAGAGCTTCATCGAAAGCGCGGCCTTCTTTTTCCTCGCGACGGCCGACACGGAAGGCCGACCGGATTGCTCCTACAAAGGCGGTGCGGCCGGCTTCGTGCGCGTGATCGCGCCGAGCACGCTGGCGTTTCCTGATTACGACGGCAACGGCATGTTCCGCAGCCTGGGCAACATCGCGGCGAACCCTGCGGTTGGACTCCTGTTCATCGCGATGGGTGAAGCGCCGAAGCGGCTGCGTGTGAATGGACGCGCGGAAGTGCTGTTTGATGATCCTCTCATGAGTTCATTCACCGGCGCTCAGGCTTTGGTGCGCGTGACAGCCGAGCACATCTTTCCCAATTGTCCGCGCTACATCCACGATTTGGCGTCGGGGACGCCATCGGCTTACGTGCCCGATGCGAATGCCGCTCCGGTCGAACCGGCCTGGAAAGGTTTCGCGGACTTCAAGGACGTTGTGCCCCCGCGCAAGGCTTAG
- a CDS encoding CTP synthase, which yields MARYVFITGGVVSSLGKGIASAALGALLQARGYKVRLRKLDPYLNVDPGTMSPYQHGEVFVTDDGAETDLDLGHYERFTGVSAAKADNITTGRIYQEIIAKERRGDYLGATVQVIPHVTNAIKEFILSDHGGADFVLCEIGGTVGDIEGLPFFEAIRQLGQELEPQQAAFVHLTLLPYIPSAGEMKTKPTQHSVKELRSIGIQPNLLLCRCDRPIPEEEKRKIALFCNVREGAVIEARDLETIYEAPLAYHAAGFDTELLRYFGVTVAPQPDLSRWQQIVKRLKAPDGQVTIAVVGKYTELKDAYKSLIEALHHGGVANNVKVDIRWVESESFEARGEGWAQDLHGVHGILVPGGFGERGTEGKIASVQFARERGVPFFGICFGMQMACIEAARHQAGLKGASSTEFGQTKHAIVGLMTEWLKGNELEKRQANGDLGGTMRLGAFTAALTPESRVATIYGDTTISERHRHRYEVNTRYREKLENAGLIFSGMSPDGVLPEIVERQDHPWFIGVQFHPELKSRPFEPHPLFASFIGAAVEQSRLV from the coding sequence ATGGCGCGCTACGTGTTCATTACCGGCGGCGTGGTCTCTTCCCTTGGGAAGGGCATCGCCTCCGCCGCTCTCGGCGCTTTGCTGCAAGCCCGAGGCTACAAGGTCCGCCTCCGCAAACTCGATCCCTACCTGAACGTCGATCCGGGCACGATGAGTCCGTACCAGCACGGCGAAGTGTTCGTCACCGATGACGGCGCAGAGACCGATCTCGACCTCGGGCACTACGAGCGCTTTACAGGCGTAAGCGCGGCCAAGGCCGACAACATCACCACCGGTCGCATCTACCAAGAGATCATCGCCAAGGAACGCCGCGGCGATTATCTGGGCGCGACGGTACAAGTGATCCCGCACGTCACCAACGCCATCAAGGAATTCATTCTCTCCGATCACGGCGGCGCGGATTTCGTGTTGTGCGAGATCGGCGGCACGGTGGGCGACATCGAAGGCCTGCCGTTCTTCGAAGCGATCCGCCAACTCGGCCAGGAGCTCGAGCCCCAACAAGCGGCGTTCGTGCATCTCACGCTGTTGCCCTACATCCCGTCGGCCGGCGAGATGAAGACAAAGCCCACACAGCACAGCGTCAAGGAACTGCGCTCCATCGGCATTCAGCCAAACCTCTTGCTCTGCCGCTGCGACCGCCCAATCCCCGAAGAGGAAAAGCGCAAGATCGCGCTCTTTTGCAACGTGCGAGAAGGCGCCGTGATCGAAGCGCGAGATCTCGAAACGATCTACGAGGCGCCGCTCGCGTATCACGCTGCCGGGTTCGACACCGAATTGCTGCGCTATTTCGGCGTCACCGTCGCGCCGCAGCCTGATCTCAGCCGGTGGCAGCAGATCGTGAAGCGCCTCAAGGCGCCCGACGGGCAAGTCACCATCGCCGTCGTCGGCAAGTACACCGAATTGAAAGACGCCTATAAATCGCTGATCGAGGCATTGCACCACGGCGGCGTGGCCAACAACGTCAAAGTCGACATCCGTTGGGTCGAGAGCGAGAGCTTCGAGGCGCGCGGCGAAGGGTGGGCGCAAGATCTGCACGGCGTTCACGGCATTCTGGTGCCTGGTGGGTTCGGCGAACGCGGCACCGAGGGTAAGATCGCGTCCGTCCAGTTCGCGCGCGAGCGCGGCGTGCCCTTCTTCGGCATTTGCTTCGGCATGCAGATGGCGTGCATCGAAGCTGCACGTCATCAAGCCGGCCTGAAGGGCGCAAGCTCAACAGAGTTCGGCCAAACGAAGCACGCCATCGTCGGCCTGATGACTGAATGGCTCAAAGGCAACGAACTCGAAAAGCGCCAAGCCAATGGCGATCTGGGCGGCACCATGCGCTTGGGCGCGTTCACCGCCGCGCTGACGCCCGAGAGCCGCGTCGCCACGATCTACGGCGACACGACGATCTCCGAGCGCCACCGCCATCGCTACGAAGTGAACACGCGCTACCGCGAGAAACTCGAAAACGCCGGCCTCATCTTCTCCGGGATGAGTCCGGATGGCGTACTGCCGGAAATCGTCGAACGCCAAGACCATCCCTGGTTCATTGGCGTCCAATTCCACCCGGAGCTCAAAAGCCGACCCTTCGAACCGCACCCGCTCTTCGCCAGTTTCATCGGCGCAGCGGTCGAGCAATCGCGGCTCGTCTGA
- a CDS encoding preprotein translocase subunit SecG (TC 3.A.5.1.1), with translation MAMIVLVIHLIVCLALIGLVLLQRSEGGALGIGGSGALMSGRGAADALAKMTTFAGGFFLITSLSLTVISGAARDSTGGSVFDRLPSFNAPATPTPDAVTPAEEPPAAPDPTQSNAPQAATTQLASAEPATAQPTVTLGPAPAAAGERAGPLSAAATPATTPRSTPTATRTVSTQQPAATRPATTAPTTVQRNSASASGTTQPAATATTAPRTQPLRLPGGDQAAAALNTVPLDAAANPESPQGDGVAAVRRERAGPDQ, from the coding sequence ATGGCGATGATCGTTCTAGTTATCCATTTGATCGTCTGCCTTGCGCTGATCGGTCTGGTCTTGCTGCAGCGTTCCGAAGGCGGGGCGCTTGGCATTGGCGGCAGCGGCGCGCTGATGAGCGGGCGCGGCGCGGCCGACGCGTTGGCCAAGATGACCACCTTCGCAGGCGGCTTTTTCTTGATCACGTCCCTGAGTTTGACCGTTATTTCGGGCGCTGCGCGCGACTCGACGGGTGGTTCGGTCTTTGACCGTCTGCCGAGTTTCAACGCCCCGGCCACGCCAACGCCGGACGCCGTGACCCCAGCTGAAGAGCCGCCCGCCGCACCGGATCCAACCCAATCAAACGCTCCTCAAGCCGCCACGACTCAATTGGCTTCGGCTGAGCCGGCGACGGCCCAGCCGACCGTTACCCTTGGCCCAGCACCCGCAGCCGCTGGCGAGCGCGCCGGACCCCTAAGCGCTGCGGCGACCCCCGCTACCACGCCGCGGAGCACGCCGACCGCCACGCGCACCGTCAGCACGCAGCAACCGGCGGCGACCCGCCCCGCGACCACCGCGCCGACCACCGTTCAACGCAATAGTGCCTCCGCCAGCGGAACGACCCAGCCCGCCGCAACGGCAACGACCGCCCCACGCACACAGCCGTTACGTTTGCCGGGCGGCGATCAAGCGGCGGCCGCTTTGAACACTGTACCGCTCGATGCGGCGGCCAACCCCGAATCGCCCCAGGGTGACGGCGTGGCGGCCGTGCGGCGCGAACGCGCGGGACCAGACCAATAA
- a CDS encoding anthranilate synthase yields the protein MILVIDNYDSFVYNLVHYVEDFGVRTEVVRNDALSTEDALRKKPKAVILSPGPCTPNEAGICLDLLAKAPDALPILGVCLGHQAMGQAFGGDVVSAREIMHGKVSDVTHRGGGLFRGLPSPFRATRYHSLAVKRETFPAVMNIDAETADGEVMGMSHKTRPVFGVQFHPESIASEHGHALIANFLAAAGLR from the coding sequence ATGATCCTCGTCATCGATAATTACGACAGCTTCGTCTACAATCTCGTCCACTACGTCGAGGATTTTGGCGTGCGGACCGAAGTGGTGCGCAATGACGCGCTTTCCACGGAGGATGCGCTGCGGAAGAAGCCGAAGGCGGTGATCCTATCGCCCGGGCCGTGCACGCCGAACGAGGCCGGCATTTGTCTCGATCTACTGGCGAAGGCGCCCGACGCGCTGCCAATTCTGGGCGTGTGCCTTGGGCACCAAGCCATGGGGCAAGCCTTCGGCGGCGACGTCGTCTCGGCGCGGGAGATCATGCACGGCAAAGTGTCGGACGTGACGCACCGCGGCGGTGGTTTGTTCCGCGGTCTCCCCTCGCCCTTCCGCGCTACGCGCTATCATTCGCTGGCGGTGAAGCGCGAAACGTTTCCCGCTGTGATGAACATCGATGCGGAAACCGCCGACGGGGAAGTGATGGGCATGTCACACAAGACCCGGCCCGTGTTTGGCGTGCAATTCCACCCGGAATCGATTGCCTCTGAACACGGCCATGCGCTCATCGCCAATTTCTTGGCGGCGGCTGGGTTGCGATGA
- a CDS encoding triosephosphate isomerase codes for MVRANSRRPLLAGNWKMFGRAADLAEIAALGERIGAAGSQVEALICPTAPYISAAAHVAANGPVSIGAQDCSAVAEDGARTGEVSAAMLADAGAKYVILGHSERRSQHGESDGLVSRKANAALAAGLIPIVCVGETRADRDSGAELKVVATQVRQSMPTAAGAFVVAYEPVWCIGGDRIPTQAEITDMHANIRAVLGAVGESTRVLYGGAVNPKNAHEVFSCPGVDGALVGRASLKAADFAAIILAHPVAS; via the coding sequence ATGGTGCGGGCGAATAGCCGCAGGCCGTTGCTGGCGGGAAACTGGAAAATGTTCGGCCGGGCCGCTGATCTGGCCGAGATTGCCGCTCTGGGGGAGCGGATCGGCGCAGCCGGCTCGCAGGTGGAGGCTCTCATTTGCCCCACCGCTCCCTACATCTCCGCCGCGGCGCATGTCGCCGCAAACGGCCCGGTTTCCATCGGGGCGCAAGATTGCAGCGCGGTGGCCGAGGACGGCGCGCGCACCGGCGAGGTGAGCGCCGCCATGCTTGCGGACGCAGGCGCCAAATACGTCATCCTGGGCCATTCCGAGCGCCGTTCTCAACATGGCGAGTCCGACGGTTTGGTAAGCCGAAAGGCCAATGCAGCGCTGGCTGCTGGCCTCATTCCCATTGTTTGCGTCGGCGAAACCCGCGCCGACCGGGATTCAGGCGCCGAACTGAAGGTCGTCGCCACCCAGGTCCGCCAGAGCATGCCCACGGCCGCTGGCGCGTTTGTCGTCGCCTACGAGCCGGTCTGGTGCATCGGCGGCGATCGCATCCCCACCCAGGCCGAAATCACCGACATGCACGCCAATATCCGCGCGGTTTTGGGCGCGGTAGGGGAGAGCACCCGTGTCCTCTATGGTGGAGCGGTAAATCCCAAAAATGCCCACGAGGTGTTTTCCTGTCCTGGTGTGGACGGCGCCCTGGTTGGTCGAGCCAGCCTCAAAGCTGCCGACTTCGCGGCGATTATTCTCGCGCACCCCGTCGCCAGCTGA